ATAACATTAGCCGAGTGTGTCATGGCTGAAAATACAAATGCTTACAAATAAAAATGACTAATTCAAAAAATGCAAATACTGAAACCACAACACACAAAAATCGATCCAAAATAGGGAATAGAAGTAGAACCCGTAACAAGGACAACAACAATTCCAACCCTTTCAAGACACCCTAAAACAAAACTTGTAAATCCTACCTACATAAGGTCATTCCTATTCTCAATCTCAGGTTATATATGCAGGGTTGTGCTTcactaaaattttcaaattaaacatGACACTATGCCAACTACGACTTTCTTCTGTTACCATTAATCAAAGTGTCTTGCATTTTTTGAACTAATCTGAGTGACGGAGGAACATTTCAGTTAATTTCACAGATGATGAAATTGACAGTAAGTGCTAATTTCAAAGACCAAATTGGTGGTTTATTCAACAATACATCTACACACATGGACTTCCAATATTCCTTACTCCAATCCAATTCTTTCTAATCAAAGGTCTCATGTATGCAAAACCCGGTTTTCCTTCCTTCTAAACCCTAATATGGCTCTATCCATCCTCAATCACAACTTTTGAATGAATAGCAGAACAAAGGCAAGAACCATATATTGCATCATATACTAATTCACAATATTGACTTAACAGAAGTACTGCTTAATAATTAGTGCATAGCAGAATTTTTGCTAAATGGATTTAGTGCACCAAATTTGACTACCTAAAGAAATTGTTAAGTGCACAAAATCTGATTTTTGCTAAATGATCCAAACAAGCCCTTAATCATAAATTCACTGCATTCACAGTCAAGACACCAATAGCATTCAACAAACACCAAATGGTCTAATTTCAGGCTCAATATTTAGAATtatgaaatgaaaattaaaatctaCAAATTCTTTAATCATCAATTGAACAAATCACACATATCAAATACGCAAGATAGATTAAACAGTAAACCAAATCATCATTACAAGATCATAATAGGTTAGTTAGGTTTCAAAACAGAttacaaaagataaaatcaCAATTAACCAAACCCTAACAAAACACCACCTATGAAATCTCTTAATCTAAGCCCTCTCGCCTCTAATTCTTCTTGCAAGTTGAATATCCTTAGGCATAATAGTAACTCTCTTAGCATGAATTGCACAAAGATTTGTATCTTCAAACAAACCAACAAGATAAGCTTCAGCAGCTTCTTGAAGAGCAGAAACAGCGCTGCTTTGGAATCGGAGATCGGTTTTGAAATCCTGGGCGATTTCTCTAACCAATCGCTGGAATGGAAGTTTCCTTATGAGAAGTTCTGTGCTCTTTTGGTACTTTCGGATTTCTCGTAGTGCAACAGTTCCTGGACGGAATCTGTGTGGCTTTTTCACTCCTCCGGTCGCCGGAGCAGATTTCCGAGCGGCTTTTGTTGCTAGTTGTTTTCTTGGAGCTTTTCCTCCGGTGGATTTGCGTGCGGTTTGTTTGGTACGTGCCATTTTTTGACTGAAAACTTAGAAGTGATTATGAAAATAAGCGATTGTGAAAATAGTGATGATAAGTGAAAATTGAGAAGTGATTGATGAGAGGGAAGGAAGTGTTTTGGGGGTATTGTTCAGAAATGCTATAGGGACACAAACccccaacaaaaatacaacacatcAAGGGTAAGTTTGTCATTTTGCTCATCAACAAACCTCCCACACGTTATGTCACTCTTCTTTTACTTTTTATCTGTTTCTTAACCACACGCAGGACGAGAAAGAAGAACAACCTGCTCTTCACCATTCACCACCCCTCTTCTCCCTCTCTCTGCCAAACCCCTCTTCTCCCTCCACCACCATTCATCGATGCCACCGATCTCCCTCCACCACCAAACAATCATACCGCCCCCTATTCTCCCTCCATGCCGTCGGTGCTTCTTTATAACTCGACCCCTCTCTCTCTTACGATTTTGAGAAATGAAAAGGTTTGTTTCTTCTCCTTGTTAGggttttagatttaattttttgttcctTTCATGCAAGTTTAAGAGTGAACTAGTAACTTTAGCCATCTTGTAAGCCTAGGAACTCACACTACAAAAAATTCGCTAAATAGTGGGGGTAATTTATTTCCGGTAAGGTCTGTTTATTTCTTTGTGAATTTTAGAAATCTTCCTTACTTCCATCGCAGTTCTCTGAGCATTTTTCAGTATGTTCAACATTTTCTAGGTTATTACTTTCAATTTGTTCAATTTCTTTCATCGGGAATTTCTgtattgataattttttagggattccaaatttatgattttttaggGGTTTCATCAAGAAAAAAGCGACAAAGCTTAGGCCTTACAATTTTGATGATATTACTTtattaaatgttttctattGTATAactgttatttttttaagaagtgttgagtaatttgtgtttttaatataaTGAATGTTTTTCATTTCACTATATACTTTGTATTACATGCTTATGCTCAGTTCACCGCAAATTATCTGTGAATGAAATCAGTGTTTGTTAGAAAATCATGATAAAATATTTAACCAGTGGTTGAAAGAGAGTCCATTTAACTTAAGTTGATCCAAGCCAGAAGCAGACCTACGTCAGGATAACCTTCTTCTTTGAAAAACTTTGGTAGTGCTCTTAGATTATAAGTAACGGCTCACAAATTTATAGTGAATTTCACATgtaatttgatttgatgatttgACCGGCTAAATATTAGaaaattataatgaaatttGTGTAACTGGTTTGCAGGGCAAGCAATTCAAGGGTGGGATGAAGGTATTAAAACCATGAAAAAAGGTGAAAATGCACTCTTCACCATCCCTCCCGAGCTAGCTAATTATGGTGAATCTGGTTCACCTCCAACAATTCCTCCTAATGCAACACTCCAATTTGATGTCGAGCTGTTGTCTTGGACAAGTGTGAAGGACATATGTAAAGATGGCGGTATATTTAAGAGGATACTTACTGAGGGGGAGAAATGGGAGAATCCCAAGGATCCTGATGAAGTATTGGGTATATACATACATCTCATATAATTCAGTTTATTTGATACCTGCATTAGTTAGCATGTTCTGTACTATATATTCATTTTACCGATTATCAATGCAGTTAATTATGAGGTTCGTCTCGAGGATGGAAAGGTTGTAGCAAAGTCGGATGGAGTGGAGTTCACTGTCAGTGAAGGTCAGTGCCTGTAAACTTTGATAAAATacgtttttgtatttttatctaTAGGTATCTGAAATTGACGTTCAATCTATAATAGGTCATTATTGCCCTGCACTCTCAAAGGCTGTTAAATCCATGAAGAAGGGAGAGAAAGTGATTTTATTAGTAAAGCCTCAATGTAAGTTGTGTACAGAATACTGAATGGTTTCGTGGTATTTTATACTCGTTGCTacatatcattattattatatgggttatgctaaccggtgccccgggggcaccggttaaggaaaccaaaataggaaatttttaaattgaaaataatactttttagactttcgaggcgttgactgcacaaagttcaatgtcatattactatatttgcttccttaaacagtgccccgggggcactgtttagcattttccttattatatattaaaaaagtttTATCGATTTCTTTGTTGTGTCATAGATGGATTTGGTGAGAAGGGGAAGCCAGTGCATGGTGATGAAGGTGCAGTTCCACCAAATGCATCACTCCAGATTACACTTGAGTTGGTTTCTTGGAAGACTGTTTCAGATGTGACTAGCGACAAGAAGGTCATAAAGAAGATCCTCAAGGAAGGGGAAGGATTTGAGCGTCCAAATGAAGGGGCCGTTGTAAAATGTAATTGCTAATCAATGCGAAGGATGACTTTTCTTTTTACTTATGTACTTGGTACATTTTACTgatattatttttcattattttgtaCCTTCCCAGTGAAACTAATTGGTAAGCTGCAAGATGGTACTGTCTTTTTTGAAAAGGGCCGTGACAATGAAGAGAAGCTGTTTGAATTCAAAACAGATGAGGGTAACTTGACATCTGCATATGATTTTACATAATACCTATTCCTCTGAatcaagtattttttttgttcttttggtTATGTTAATGTTTGATGTGTTGTAACATGAAACAGAGCAAGTCATTGATGGACTAGATAAAGTTGTAATGACTATGTGGTGTTTGATgtgtttgatgtatttttttgttcttttggtTCAGTTATGTGGTGTGGTCTTGTAGCTGTTATAGGTTTGTCCTGAATTTTCATGTTAGTGTAGTGATTGAAATGTAAGttaaattgattgatattgttgGTTTAAGTGACAACATTGCAGCACCCTGACCCTCATCATCTTCATTTACATCTCTATCACTCTGCGCCTGTTATGcaattttttaacttttctcTTTTTAGAGTTTTGCAGCACCTGATATTGTTGGTTTAAGTCAACATCAACTCTGCTCAACCATTTTGCATGATGTTTGATTAATGGAAATTGTAATGTGTTTTGTAGAATGCAGATATCATAATTTGGTGCTT
This genomic interval from Trifolium pratense cultivar HEN17-A07 linkage group LG6, ARS_RC_1.1, whole genome shotgun sequence contains the following:
- the LOC123889368 gene encoding histone H3.2; this encodes MARTKQTARKSTGGKAPRKQLATKAARKSAPATGGVKKPHRFRPGTVALREIRKYQKSTELLIRKLPFQRLVREIAQDFKTDLRFQSSAVSALQEAAEAYLVGLFEDTNLCAIHAKRVTIMPKDIQLARRIRGERA
- the LOC123889367 gene encoding peptidyl-prolyl cis-trans isomerase FKBP62-like — its product is MKKGENALFTIPPELANYGESGSPPTIPPNATLQFDVELLSWTSVKDICKDGGIFKRILTEGEKWENPKDPDEVLVNYEVRLEDGKVVAKSDGVEFTVSEGHYCPALSKAVKSMKKGEKVILLVKPQYGFGEKGKPVHGDEGAVPPNASLQITLELVSWKTVSDVTSDKKVIKKILKEGEGFERPNEGAVVKLKLIGKLQDGTVFFEKGRDNEEKLFEFKTDEEQVIDGLDKVVMTMWCLMCLMYFFVLLVQLCGVVL